The DNA sequence ACACATGAGTGACGCCGAAGGCCGGGGCTTCGGGACGCGCTGTGTCCACGCGGGGCAGGACACGGACGCGGCCACGGGTTCCCGCGCGCCGCCGCTGTATCAGACCACCTCGTATACCTTCTCGGACGCCGACCACGCCGCCGACCTCTACGCGCTCGAGGCCGAGGGCGACATCTACTCGCGTATCTCGAACCCAACGATCCGGACCCTCGAACGCCGCCTCGCCGACCTCGAAGGCGGGGTGGGAGCGCTCTGTACCGCCTCGGGGATGGCGGCGCTCGACGCCGCGACCCTCGTGCTCTGCGGGGTGGGCGACAACGTCGTGAGCGCCGCGTCGATTTATGGGGGCACTCACGCGTACCTCTCACACACCGCCCGCAGGCGAGGTATCGAGGCCCGATTCGTCGACACCCTCGACCCCGCCGCCTACGACGAGGCCATCGACGAGGACACCGCCTACGTCCACTGCGAAACGATCGGCAACCCCTCGCTGGTGACGCCCGACCTCGACGCCATCGCCGAGGTGGCCCACGACAACGGGGTCCCCCTCCTGGTCGACAACACGTTCGCGACGCCCGCGCTCTGCCGACCGCTCGAACGCGGCGCGGACCTCGTCTGGGAGTCCACCACGAAGTGGCTCCACGGCTCCGGGACGACGATCGGCGGTGCGCTGGTCGACGGCGGCTCGTTCCCGTGGGCCGAGTATCCCGAGAAGTACCCCGAGATCGGCGGCGAGAACCCCGCCTTCCACGGTCGCAACTTCGCCGAGAGCTTCGGCGAGCGCGCGTTCACCGCCGCCGCCCGCCAGCGCGCGGTCCGGAGCCTCGGCGACGGCCAGTCGCCCTTCGACGCGTGGCTCACCCTGCAGGGGCTCGAAACCCTCGACCTCCGAATGGAGCGCCACTCCGGGAACGCCCACCGGGTCGCTGCGTTCCTCGACTCGCACGACGCGGTCGAGTGGGTCGCCTATCCCGGTCTCGAAAGCCACGAGACCCACGACAGCGCCCGGGAGTACCTCGACGGCGGGTTCGGCGGCATGGTCGCCTTCGGCCTCGCCGGGGGCTACGAGGCCGGCAAGAGCCTCTGTGAGGACGTCGACCTCGCGAGCTTCCTCGCGAACGTCGG is a window from the Halococcus hamelinensis 100A6 genome containing:
- a CDS encoding O-acetylhomoserine aminocarboxypropyltransferase/cysteine synthase family protein, coding for MSDAEGRGFGTRCVHAGQDTDAATGSRAPPLYQTTSYTFSDADHAADLYALEAEGDIYSRISNPTIRTLERRLADLEGGVGALCTASGMAALDAATLVLCGVGDNVVSAASIYGGTHAYLSHTARRRGIEARFVDTLDPAAYDEAIDEDTAYVHCETIGNPSLVTPDLDAIAEVAHDNGVPLLVDNTFATPALCRPLERGADLVWESTTKWLHGSGTTIGGALVDGGSFPWAEYPEKYPEIGGENPAFHGRNFAESFGERAFTAAARQRAVRSLGDGQSPFDAWLTLQGLETLDLRMERHSGNAHRVAAFLDSHDAVEWVAYPGLESHETHDSAREYLDGGFGGMVAFGLAGGYEAGKSLCEDVDLASFLANVGDAKTLVIHPASTTHAQLSAADQRASGVTPDLVRLSVGIENAEDIIADLEGAIE